The Acidimicrobiales bacterium sequence GTCGGCGTTGTCCGTCGACGCGGGCTCGGAGGCCTCGTCGGGGGAGGCGTCGCCGGCACTGCTGCCGTCACCGCCGGCGGCGAGGTCGAGGATCAACTCGATGATCTCGCCCTTGCGGGCTCGTGACGACGGCTTCTTGCCGAGCGTCGTGGCGATCAACGTCAGTTCTTCGCGGTCCTTGCGTTGCAGGGTGGACCGGCGCATTTCCGCGGTTTCCACGGGAAGGCTCCTCGTCGCTGGGAAGTCGAGGAAGGCACGAGCGGGGCAGAGCTGCCACGAAACCCGATGGACTCGACGCTCGTCAGGCTACGGGTGCGCCGCCCGAAACCACAACCGCCGGCCGCGGCCGGGGCCGTTCAGCGCCGAGCGCCGTCCACGAAGTCCTGGACGACGGCGAGATCGTTCGGGAGCACCGCGAACGCCTCGTCGCGCTCGAGGATCGGCGCGAGTCGGGGTGGAAGCTCGGGCCGGACCCCCGTCGCCGCCTCGACGGCGTCGGGAAACTTCGCGGGGTGCGCCGTGGCGAGGGTCACCACCGTCTCGCCGTCGCGGCGCAGTCGTTCGGCCGCACCGATGCCGACCGCCGTGTGCGGGTCGATCAGCAGACCGTGGTCGCGATGGACCTGAGCGATCACCGCGAGCGTCTCGTCATCGTCCAGCCGGGCCCCGGCGAACTCGGCGCGGAGCCGCTCGTGCTGAGCGGCAGTGAGCGACGCCCGGCCGTACTCCCGGAACGCATTGAGCAGCTCGGCGGTGGCCGCGCCGTTGCCGTCGAACAGTTCGACGAGCAGGCGCTCGAGGTTGGACGAGATCTGGATGTCCATGCTCGGCGAGAGCGTCGGCACGACGTCGTCGGCCACCATCTCGCCGGTGTCGATGAGTCGGGTCAGGATGTCGTTGCGGTTGCTCGCGACGAGGAAGCGCTCGACGGGAAGACCCATCGCCGCGGCGACGTGACCGGCGAAGACGTTGCCGAAGTTGCCGGTCGGCACGCAGAAGGTGGTCGGGGTGTCGCGACGACCGAGGCGCTGCGCCGCCCACACGTAGTAGACGATCTGGGCCATGACCCGGGCCCAGTTGATCGAGTTGACCGCGGAAAGGCGGTTGCGGCTGCGGAAGGCCTCGTCGGCGAACATCGCCTTCACGAGATCCTGACAGTCGTCGAAGGTGCCCTCGATCGCCACCGCGTGCACGTTCGGCTCCCCGATCGTCGTCATCTGGCGACGCTGCACCTCGCTGGTGCGTCCTTCGGGAAAGAGGATCACGATGTCCACATGGTCGCTGTGCCGCACGGCCTCCATGGCGGCGGAACCGGTGTCGCCGGAGGTGGCGCCGACGATCATCACCCGCTCCTGGCGACGTTCGAGCTCGTGGTCGAAGAGCCGGCCGACGAGCTGCAACGCCACGTCCTTGAACGCGAGCGTGGGCCCGTGGAACAGCTCGAGCAGGTGGTGGTGCTCGTCGAGTCGCACGAGCGGGCAGACGTCCGGGTGATCGAAGGTGGCGTAGGCGTCGGCCACCATCCCCGCGAAGTCATCGGCGGCGATCGAGCCCTCGACGAAGGGCTGCATCACCTGGGCCGCGAGTTCGGCGTAGGTGTCCGCCGGCGCGCCGGGAAGCGGCGGCCAGGCGGACGGCAGGTAGAGGCCGCCGTCGTTCGCCAGTCCCGTCAGGAGCACATCGCCGAACGGCAGGACCGGCGCCTTCCCGCGGGAGCTGTGGTAGTCGATCATCGTCAGTCGTCGGTGCCGACGACGCGGATCACGGCGGCGATGTCGCGCACCGCCGGGAGCTCGCGCAATTCGTCGAGCGTGGCCCGCACCGCCGCTTCCTGGGAGATGTGGGTGATGAAGATCACCCGCGCCTCGGCGCCGAGCCCCTGTTGCTCCATCGACTTGATGGACACGTGCTTGCGACCGAACACGTCGGCGACCTGGGCGAGCACCCCGGGCTCGTCGGCGACCGCCATGCGGAGATAGAACGCGGACGACAGCTCGTCGAGCGGGCGGATCGTGGCGCGGGGCAGGCTGCCGATCCGCGCCGCGGTGCCGGTGACGAGGTTCGTCGCGGCATCGATGACATCACCGAGCACCGCACTGGCCGTGGGCGCGCCGCCCGCACCGCGGCCGTAGAGCATGAGATCGCCGACGGCATCGCCCTCGATGAACACGGCGTTGAAGCTGTCACGCACGGACGCGAGGGGGTGGTCGAGCGGCACGAGCGCGGGATGGACGCGCACGGCGATCGCCGGTTCCGCTCCCGCGGTGTCGGCGTCCACGACGGCGATCATCTTCACCGCGAACCCGAGTCGGGCGGCGGTGGCGATGTCGTCCGTCGTGAGCCGGGTGATGCCCTCGTGGTGCACATCGTCGGCGAGCACGGCGCGGCCGAAGACGATCGTGGCGATGATCGCGGCCTTCGCCCCCGCATCATGACCCTCGACGTCCGCCGTCGGGTCGGCCTCGGCGTAGCCGAGGGACTGGGCCTCCGCGAGCGCGTCCGCGTAGGCGACCCCTGCTTCGGACATGCGGGTGAGGATGTAGTTCGTGGTGCCGTTGATGATCCCCATCACCCGGGTCACCGGTTCCCCGATCAGCGACTCGCGCAGCGGGCGCATCAGGGGGATGCCGCCGGCCACGGCCGCCTCGAAGAGCAGATCGACACCGTTCTCGTCGGCCAGGGCGTAGAGCTCCGGACCGTGGGTGGCCAGCAACGCCTTGTTCCCGGTGACGACCGGCTTGCCCGCGGCCAGGGCTCGGGCGACGAGGTCGCGCGGTAGATCGACGCCGCCGATCAGCTCCACGACGAGGTCGACGTCATCGGCCTCGACGACCGCACCGGCATCATCGGTGAACGCGGCCGGGTCGATGTCGACGTCGCGGGCCTTGGTGAGGTCGCGGACCGCGACGCGACGGATCGACAGGTCCACCCCGCGTCGATCGGCGATCTCGGCGTGGCGCTCCGTGAGCAGCCGGGCGAGCGCGCTCCCGACCGTGCCGCATCCCAGCAATCCGAGTCGGATCGGGGTCACGTCGTCGGGGCGGCCGGAGGATGGGTTCACGGGCGCCGAGCGTATCCGCCCGACGGGGAGGTCACGGGCGACTTCTCGCGGGATGGCATTCCATTCTCTTTCATGTAGTTTCTGTCAGATGCTCCGTCTGGTGCCCGATGCCGGCGAACCCGCACGCCCCGACGCGGCGCGCGCGGCGGCCGCCGCCCGCGTCCTGGACGCCACCGGGGTGCGGATCGACGCGGCCGTCGGATGGAGCGTGTCGGCCCTCGAGCACCTCGGCTGTCCGGCTGACCTCGCGGCCGACGTCGCCGCGATCCTCGACGACGCGCGTCCGGCGCCGCGCCGCGGGGCGGGGACCGACGACGCCATCGCGCCGGCGATCGACGTAGCGTCCCCGGCGATCGCCGGACTCAGCCCGATCGGCGGCGCGCCGGGCGGCGTCGACCCGCCCGGCCCCGTGCCGCGCGGTTGGCGGCGCTGGGTACGAGCAGGGCGCGGGCGAACGCCGGACGCTCGGCCCAGCTGAGCTCACGCCACGAGGCGAGGGCCTGGCGGCGGAAGCGCCCGGACCGGTCCGCGTAGGCGGCCAGACGGCGGCGATCGGTGGCGTCGATGACGTAGGCGTCGGCCCAGGACTCGATCGCCGAGCGGTCGTGGCCGAGGGCGCGGGTGGCCTGCAACCCGAGTGCGACCGGGGCGGCGCAGCCCCACGCGGTCGCCCGCGTGACCACCGCGTCGACATCGATGTCGGGGCGCGCCGCCAGCAGTGCGAGATCGCGCACGTTGCCGAGCCGCGGCTCCACGTCACCCAGGGCGACGTGGATGGCGCCGTGGACCAGGTGCAGCAGCGGCGGCAAGGTGCGAAGCGCGGTGCCGGCGAGCTCGAACACGACCGGTTCGCCGACGAGGTCCGGGAGAACGACCAGATGGCCGTAGGGGCCCGCGGCGAGCGTGCGGTGCACGTCCAACTCCGTCGGACCGTGCCAACGCAGGGTGACGGACTTGGCGAAACGGCGATCGAAGGATGCGGACAGGGGCGGCACGGGCCGGATCGCCCCTGCGTCCACCAGCGCAGTGACACCCCGGTCGACGTCGGCGGGCCGGAGCAGGATGTCGTTGTCGCCGAAGCTGCGTTCGCACGGGTCGGGATGGACCAGATGGGCGAGGGCCGCGCCCTTGAGAACTCGATGGTCGACCCCGGCATCGTCGAGCACCGCAATCGCCCGCAGCAACATCTCCTCCAACAACAGCGACTCCCGCATGGCCGCGTCGTGAGCCCGTGCGATCCGAGCCCGGTCGTCCTCGTCGACCCGAAGTGTCTCGTCGGCCACCGCGGCCGCCAGCACGCCGATCAGCTTGTGGCTTCGGACCGCACCGAGCGCCTCGTCGATCGTCGAGCTCATCTCGCCGAGCGGGGGCGCGCCGGCAAGGCCGTAGCCCGCCAACCGGCCGAGCCACGGCTCGTCAACCATCGACCCGCACCACCGCACGCTCGACCAGATCGGCGATCACCGGCTGGAGATCGAGGGCGATCCGCGCCGCAGCGGCGTCGTGGGATTCGGCGAGCGCCGCGCACAGATCGCCGAACGTCCGCGGCGTCGCGAGCTCGGCCCACACCGCGGCCCCGGTGCCTCCCAACTGCACGACCTCGTCGGCTCCGGGCACGCGGATGAGCACGCCGTCGAGTGTCGCCCGCCACAGCACGTCCCCCCGGCCGACAGTGTGGTGCGAGGAGACCGCCATGGCTCAGACGTCGAGGCGGGTCAGGTCGTCGTAGGTCTCTCGGCGCACCACCAGCCGGGCGTCGCCGTCGCGGGCGAACACGACCGGCGGCCGCAGCACCTTGTTGTAGTTGGACCCCATGGAGTGACCGTAGGCCCCGGTGACCGCGGTCCCCAGGATGTCACCGACGACGAGGTCGGCCGGGACCGTCGCGTCGCGCACGAGGACGTCGCCCGACTCGCAGTGCTTCCCGACGATCGTGACGGTCGCGGGGCGATCGGCGTCAACCGCGCGGGGCAGGAACGCCTCGTACCCCGAGCCGTAGAGCACCGGGCGGGGGTTGTCGCTCATGCCGCCGTCGACGGACACGTAGGTGCGGATGCCGTCCAGCTTCTTCACGGTGCCGACCTCGTAGAGCGTGATCGCCGCGGCTGCCGCGATCGAGCGACCGGGTTCGGCCGAGATCTGGGCCGTGACCCCCGCGTTGCGGCACGCCTCCAGCACGGCCGTGCCCCACTCGGTGATCGTGGGCGCCCGCTCGTCGGCGACATAGGGCACGCCCAGCCCGCCGCCGACCGACATCTCCGGGAGCCCGTAGGGCGCCGCCGCTTCGGCGATGACGGCGGCCGCCTTGGCGAAGGACGAGACGACGAAGACCTGGCTGCCGATGTGGGCGTGGACGCCGACCAGCTCGACGGCGTCACTCGCGCGGGCCCGTTCGATCGCCGACGCGGCGAGGCCCGTCGACACCGTGAAGCCGAACTTCGAGTCGTCGTGCCCGGTGGCGATGTAGTCGTGGGTCTCCGCCTTCACGCCCGGCGTGAGACGCAGCAGCACCTTCGGCGCCGTCCCCGTCTCCGCGTGGAGCAGATCGAGCCGATCGAGCTCGTCGAACGAGTCGACGACGATCCTCCCGACCCCGGCATCGATCGCCATGCGCAGCTCGCGCATCGACTTGTTGTTGCCGTGCAGGACGATCCGGTCGGCGGGAACGCCTGCGGTCAGCGCGACATGGAGCTCGCCGCCCGTGGCGACATCGAGGTGCATGCCCTCCTCGTGGGCGAGCTTCGCCATCGCGCCACACAGGAACGCCTTCGTGGCATAGGCGACGCCGTCGCCGAACACCGCCACCGCCTCGCGACAACGATCGCGGAGCTGTTGCTCGTCGTAGATGAAGACCGGCGTGCCGAACTCGGCGGCGAGGTCGATGACGTCGCAGCCGCCGATGTGGAGTCGACCGTCGACGATCTCCGAGGAATCGGGGAGCAGGCGGAACGGGAAAGGCTGCACGACGGCCTACATCGATTCCGGCGCGCTCACGCCGAGCAGATCGAGCCCGACACCCAGCCCGATGCGGGTGGCCTCGACCAGCCACATACGGGCTTGTCGGACCGGCTCCTCGACGTCGTCGCGCAGGATCGGGCAGTCGTGCCAGAAGCCGTGGAGGGCGGCGGCGCACTCGCGGGCCCAGCCCGTGACCTGGTGGGGCGCCCGGTGCTCCGTGGCTCGGACGACGACATCGGGCAGCTCGGAGAGCGAGCGCAACAGGGCCAGTTCGCGCGGGTGGGTGAGCACGGACAGATCGACATCGGCGAGCGGGAGTCGGGTGATGCCCCGCTCCTTGGCCTGCCGGGCGAGCGAGTGCACGCGGGCGTTCGCGTACTGCACGTAGTACACGGGGTTCTCGTTGGACTCGGCGACGAGCACGTCGATGTCGATCGTCTGGGTGGTGTCGATCGACTGGAGCAGGAAGGTGAGACGGGCGACGTCGGCGCCCGCGAGCTCCACGAGGTCCCGCGCCTCGATCATCGTGCCGGCCCGCTTGGACAGGCGGACCTCCTCCCCGTCGCGCACGAGGGTGACGTTCTGGCCGATCAGCACCTCGTAGCTGTCCGCCGGATGGCCCAGCATCTGCATCGCCGCGCTCATCCGTCGGGTGTACCCGTGGTGGTCGGCACCGAGGATGTCGATCACCAGGTCCCCGCGTCGGTACTTGTCGTGGTGGTAGGCGATGTCGGGGACGAAGTAGGTGGCTTCGCCATCGGACTTGAACAGCACCCGGTCCTTCTCGTCGCCGAAATCGGACGTGCGCAGCCAGGTGGCACCGTCCTGCTCGTAGACGAAGCCTGCGGCCCGCAGCTCGTCGATCGCCCGTTCCATGGCCCCGGAGGCGACGAAGCCCCGCTCGGAGGCCCACAGATCGAACTCGACGTTCATCGACTGGAGCACCTGACGCTGGTCGGCCTGGGCCCGTTCGATTCCCCACGCCACCGGGTCCGCGGCGCCCGGCATCTCCTCCGCCCACTCCGCGACGTACTCGCCCCGGTACCCGTCCTCGGGCAGCGGCTCGCCCGCCGCGCGAGCGACGAGCGACGCGCCGAAGAGCTGCGTCTGCACGCCGCGGTCGTTGACGTAGAACTCGCGGTGGACCTCATAGCCACAGCGGGCGAAGAGGCGGCTCAGGGCATCGCCATAGGCCGCCCAGCGCGCGTGGCCGGCGTGCAACGGCCCGGTGGGGTTGGCCGAGACGTACTCGATGTTCACCGCCGTGCCCGCGCCGACGTCCGCGATCGCGAAGCCGTCGGTCCCAGCGGCGACGACGTCCTCCAGCACCTCGTGGAGCCACGAGTCGCCGAGGCGGAAGTTCACGAAGCCGGGCCCCGCGATCTCCACGGCCGTGACGTGGGTGGGCGGATCGGCGGTGAGGTGGTCGACCAGCTGCTGGCCGAGTTCGCGGGGGTTGCGGCCCGCGGCCTTCGCGGTGGCGAGGGCGACGTTGGACGACCAGTCACCGTGCTCGGGATTGGCCGGTCGCTCGAGCGTGATCTCGGTCGGCACCGGGTCGACCCCGGCGACGTCCAGCGCCTCCCGCAGAGCGGTGCGGAGCGAATCGCGAACGTCCATCGTGCAAGAGCCTCGGAGGGGTCGGAAAGCGTCGAGCCTACCGGGTGACCCGAGTCCTCAGAGTGAGCTTTCTCCGGCCGATGTGAACGGTATGCGTTCTCGCGTGCTGACCTCTCTCGTCCTCCTCGTGGCGCTGTTCGCGACCGCCTGCGGAGGCTCCGATCCCGCTCCTGGCGCCGATCGCGCCGTCGGCTCCGGCGCCGACGACGCGGACTGGGAGCGCGACGCCGCCATCCAGCGCACCGTGCTCATCGAGGCGGCGATGGACAGCGGTCTGACCCGAACCGAGTCCGCCTGCATCATCGATGCGGTCGTCGCCCCGACCAGCGACGACGGAGGCGACGCGGATGGCTGGACGCTCGACGACCTCGTGGACGTGGACCTCAGCGCCCAGACGTCCTCGAACGCCTCGGACGACCTCGCCGCCGAACTGGCCGACGCGCTCATCGACTGCGGCCCGGCGCTGAACCCGCATCTCGACGCCGACATCCCCGGCGCTCTCTCGATTCCCGACACCCACCTGGCCGAGTACGACTGTGTCGTCGCGTCCTACATCGACGCCTGGCGCGACGCGGCCACGAACCGCTTCGACGGCGGCCGCATCGACGAGCCGACGCCGATCGACGTGAGCAATCGGACAGTCAGCATCGTCGCCGGCTGCGACGCCGGTGGCGCCGTCATCCTCGGTGCTTCGAACGAGGGCAACCTCGACACCCACGCGTTGAACACCCTCGGGTGGACCTGCCTCGACAACCGGCTCGACCCCGATCAGTTCATGCCCGCGTTCCCGTTCCCGGACGAGCCCGGCGACGCCCTCGATCGGCTGGGTTCGTCCGTTCTCGCCGACGCCACCTACTGCGAGGAATTCTCCTCGCCCGGCGGCATCGACAACTAGCGCCGAGTCCCGGATCGCCGGGCTACCCTGAGGCTTCGCCCGAAAGGGCAAGCCCTCGTAGCTCAGCGGATAGAGCATCGCCCTCCGGAGGCGTGTGCGCAGGTTCGAGTCCTGCCGAGGGCGCTGCTTCGCTCCAGTCGGCGCCGCCGCAGCCGATTGATACGACATGCGTTCCGAGGGAATCGAACACCGGGCGATCGAGCTGGAGTGGCCCGATGACACGCGGGCAGCGTGGCAGCCGCTGAAGCCGGAGTTCGCCGCCGCGGTGAACGCCCTGTCGATCGGTATGCCCCACGGCGAGCCCTACGTGATGCGGGCCGTGCGCCGCGCCGCCGCGGACGTCGACGATCCGATCCTGCGGGCCGATGTCGACGAGTACCTCCGCCAGGAGGGCGAGCACTCCCGTCAGCATCGCCGCTTCAACGAGATCATCACCGAGCAACACCCGTCGCTGCGACGGGTCGAGCGCTGGCTCGCGACGTCCTACGGCTTCCTCGAGCGGCGCCTCGGTCCCCGCTTCGGCATCGCCTACGCCGCCGGCTTCGAAGCAACGGCCTTCGCCGCGGCCCGCTGGATGGACGCGAAGCGCTTCGAGCTGTTCCGCGGCGCCGACGTCGAACCGTCGACGCTCGTCCTCTGGCACCTCGCGGAGGAGGTCGAGCACAAGACCGTCGCCCACGACGTGTGGGCCGCGACGGACGGCAGCCGGGTCCGGTACCTGGCCGCGATGGCCACCTGCTTCGCCATGCTCGTGTGGTTCATCTTCCTGGGCACGGTCGCCCAGCTCACCGCGTGGCGCCGGGTCCTCTCCCCCGTCGCCTGGTTCCGGCTCTGGAAGTGGGGTATCGGCTTCGCCTTCGAGGTCATACCGACGATGGCGATCACGCTCCTTCCCAGCCATCACCCGAGCCAGCAGGCCGATCCGAGTTGGATGACCCAGTGGCTCGGCCGCTACGACCCGGCGACGAACACCATCCCTGCGTGGAACGCGCCGCTACCGGAGGTGTTCGAGCTTGTCGGGATTGAGCACGGCGTGG is a genomic window containing:
- the thrC gene encoding threonine synthase, translating into MIDYHSSRGKAPVLPFGDVLLTGLANDGGLYLPSAWPPLPGAPADTYAELAAQVMQPFVEGSIAADDFAGMVADAYATFDHPDVCPLVRLDEHHHLLELFHGPTLAFKDVALQLVGRLFDHELERRQERVMIVGATSGDTGSAAMEAVRHSDHVDIVILFPEGRTSEVQRRQMTTIGEPNVHAVAIEGTFDDCQDLVKAMFADEAFRSRNRLSAVNSINWARVMAQIVYYVWAAQRLGRRDTPTTFCVPTGNFGNVFAGHVAAAMGLPVERFLVASNRNDILTRLIDTGEMVADDVVPTLSPSMDIQISSNLERLLVELFDGNGAATAELLNAFREYGRASLTAAQHERLRAEFAGARLDDDETLAVIAQVHRDHGLLIDPHTAVGIGAAERLRRDGETVVTLATAHPAKFPDAVEAATGVRPELPPRLAPILERDEAFAVLPNDLAVVQDFVDGARR
- a CDS encoding homoserine dehydrogenase, which encodes MNPSSGRPDDVTPIRLGLLGCGTVGSALARLLTERHAEIADRRGVDLSIRRVAVRDLTKARDVDIDPAAFTDDAGAVVEADDVDLVVELIGGVDLPRDLVARALAAGKPVVTGNKALLATHGPELYALADENGVDLLFEAAVAGGIPLMRPLRESLIGEPVTRVMGIINGTTNYILTRMSEAGVAYADALAEAQSLGYAEADPTADVEGHDAGAKAAIIATIVFGRAVLADDVHHEGITRLTTDDIATAARLGFAVKMIAVVDADTAGAEPAIAVRVHPALVPLDHPLASVRDSFNAVFIEGDAVGDLMLYGRGAGGAPTASAVLGDVIDAATNLVTGTAARIGSLPRATIRPLDELSSAFYLRMAVADEPGVLAQVADVFGRKHVSIKSMEQQGLGAEARVIFITHISQEAAVRATLDELRELPAVRDIAAVIRVVGTDD
- a CDS encoding nucleotidyltransferase family protein, producing the protein MVDEPWLGRLAGYGLAGAPPLGEMSSTIDEALGAVRSHKLIGVLAAAVADETLRVDEDDRARIARAHDAAMRESLLLEEMLLRAIAVLDDAGVDHRVLKGAALAHLVHPDPCERSFGDNDILLRPADVDRGVTALVDAGAIRPVPPLSASFDRRFAKSVTLRWHGPTELDVHRTLAAGPYGHLVVLPDLVGEPVVFELAGTALRTLPPLLHLVHGAIHVALGDVEPRLGNVRDLALLAARPDIDVDAVVTRATAWGCAAPVALGLQATRALGHDRSAIESWADAYVIDATDRRRLAAYADRSGRFRRQALASWRELSWAERPAFARALLVPSAANRAARGRAGRRRPARRRSG
- a CDS encoding PqqD family protein, giving the protein MAVSSHHTVGRGDVLWRATLDGVLIRVPGADEVVQLGGTGAAVWAELATPRTFGDLCAALAESHDAAAARIALDLQPVIADLVERAVVRVDG
- the lysA gene encoding diaminopimelate decarboxylase, whose protein sequence is MQPFPFRLLPDSSEIVDGRLHIGGCDVIDLAAEFGTPVFIYDEQQLRDRCREAVAVFGDGVAYATKAFLCGAMAKLAHEEGMHLDVATGGELHVALTAGVPADRIVLHGNNKSMRELRMAIDAGVGRIVVDSFDELDRLDLLHAETGTAPKVLLRLTPGVKAETHDYIATGHDDSKFGFTVSTGLAASAIERARASDAVELVGVHAHIGSQVFVVSSFAKAAAVIAEAAAPYGLPEMSVGGGLGVPYVADERAPTITEWGTAVLEACRNAGVTAQISAEPGRSIAAAAAITLYEVGTVKKLDGIRTYVSVDGGMSDNPRPVLYGSGYEAFLPRAVDADRPATVTIVGKHCESGDVLVRDATVPADLVVGDILGTAVTGAYGHSMGSNYNKVLRPPVVFARDGDARLVVRRETYDDLTRLDV
- a CDS encoding arginine--tRNA ligase codes for the protein MDVRDSLRTALREALDVAGVDPVPTEITLERPANPEHGDWSSNVALATAKAAGRNPRELGQQLVDHLTADPPTHVTAVEIAGPGFVNFRLGDSWLHEVLEDVVAAGTDGFAIADVGAGTAVNIEYVSANPTGPLHAGHARWAAYGDALSRLFARCGYEVHREFYVNDRGVQTQLFGASLVARAAGEPLPEDGYRGEYVAEWAEEMPGAADPVAWGIERAQADQRQVLQSMNVEFDLWASERGFVASGAMERAIDELRAAGFVYEQDGATWLRTSDFGDEKDRVLFKSDGEATYFVPDIAYHHDKYRRGDLVIDILGADHHGYTRRMSAAMQMLGHPADSYEVLIGQNVTLVRDGEEVRLSKRAGTMIEARDLVELAGADVARLTFLLQSIDTTQTIDIDVLVAESNENPVYYVQYANARVHSLARQAKERGITRLPLADVDLSVLTHPRELALLRSLSELPDVVVRATEHRAPHQVTGWARECAAALHGFWHDCPILRDDVEEPVRQARMWLVEATRIGLGVGLDLLGVSAPESM